The Bacillus sp. NEB1478 genome contains the following window.
TAACAGAGGATGAAATGGAAAAACCCTATGTGGAGATGGGAATCGCAAAAGGGATGAAGAGGCTTTACGTGTTAATTGTCCATGTAACGAGAAATACGAGTGAAGGTATTTTTCACTTTTCAAAATCAGTTCTTTGGTTTATGATTTCCAACCTGCTGCTAGTAGAAATTATCTTTAACATTCATGGCATCACCCATTATATGTATCATGATTTCAGGCCGGTAATGCTCGCGGCATGTTTAATATTACTCGTCATTCCTTTCTTTCTTGTCTATTCCTTGCTCGAATGGATCGTTTTAAGATTTTCGAAAAGAGGTGAGATAGTATGATCAGGAATTTTAAATTTTGGCTAGGATTTTTCATTATTGCAGGTTTGATTACAGCTAGTTTTATCCATGAAATCTTCTATGACAGCCATATAAAGCAAGTTACTAATTTGTATGATGATACAGGTGAATTGATTGATTCTGCCCCATTTGAGCCATCACTCATGTTTCCCCTCGGATCGGATATGTTTGGGTATGATATTTCTATGAAAGTTTTACAAGGTGCAAAATATACGCTGATCAGTGTAATTGTAATTGGTTTTTTGAGAGTTTTTGCAGGATTGCTCGTTGCCATACCCGTTACATTTTATCTGTCAGAGAGAGTAAGAAATGGACTTGAGCAGTTATTAAATGCTTTTTATTTTATTCCGCTTACCATCATCGCCATTTTTATTTTGTCACCGATTTTAACAGAACAGCTCAAATTACCTGAGAAGAAAGAGTATTTTATTTATTCATTTACCGAGAGGGTAGGGCTGGAGATCTTTATTTTGACGATATTGGTTGTACCGTTATTAAGTTCTCTGATCGGAAACATGCTCGCATCAACGCTAAAAGAAGATTTTATCGAAGGCGCGAAAGTATTAGGAGCGAGTCGCTGGAGAATCTTTCGGAAGCATGTGATGCCGCATCTGCTGCCAAAGCTTATCATCGTATGGTGTCAGCAATGCGTGCAAGTACTGATCATCTTCGCGCATCTGGGTTATTTTAAACTCTTTTTCGGTGGTACTGATGTTGACTATAATCCAATGATGGCAGATCCGCCAACATCCATATCGAATGAATGGTCGGGTCTAGTCGGCGATTATTATAACCTCATTATGGCGAAACCGTTTATTGCATTAGGTCCCATTATTATGTTTGCCATTGCGATCTACGCTTTTCAGCTTCTAGGGGAAGGGTTTGGCGCGTATTTGAAAACGAGAAATGCCGTTCGTGTTAAAAAGAAAAGGGTATTTGAAGATGGCAGGAATAAAGCCATGAATTTTAAATTAAAATTTACATTCCTCCAAAATAGAGGGGCATAAAAAACACCACTTCTCTCATACTGCCATAGTATGTAATATCCTGTGCAGACAGGGGGGAGAGAATTGATTTTTATTAATGGGTATTCAGTCGAACCTGCTCAAATTCCTGGCTTTAACCAGCTTACTGCTGCCCAAAAACAAATTGGACGAAGGCTAGGTGAATCAAGAGAATCTTTCTATTATACAAGTCCACATCAGTTTTTGTTTGAAACAGTCGTGCGCGCAAACACTGTTTCTGCTGCAAATGCTTTACGCGATAGCGGTGCTGGTTTTGCCACGTTTGTTAATGCCCGCTGTAACCCAGCATATTGGAGACGTACAGCATATGGCGGTTTTTCACTTCGGCCGGATGTTCGTCCATCTGATGCCGTCACAGACATTTTTATAAACGGCAAAAAATATGGATTTGAATGTACGACCGCGATCATGATCATGTTATACAAAGCGGTTCTAGAAAGTATCGGGTCGAGGATGTTTAATCAACTGTTTAATGGCTTGCTTCTCTACAGTACGGAACACGACGAAGATATGCAGATTACAGCATATCCCTCCGGTTCTTCAATACCTGGCGATGTAAGATATATTAAAAATCCGGAACATGATCCTAGAACTCCGCAATGGCAAGGCGAAAACGTGATCGATCTTGGGAACGGTTCTGTATTCGGCCATGGTATCGGTACGGGGACATATTCAGAAATTATTGATGTGCTGAACAAAAAGAGATTTCCTGGCGCAACGGTATCTGCTTATCTTATTCCGGAGATTATTCGTCCGAATTACCGGCTTATGTCAGAATACACCCGTCATCCTATACGGCGGCTGCTCGGAGGAGTCATGTAAAGATAACTTGGCTCACCCAAAGCTTCCTGCGTCAGCCTTAGCTGTACGTATGCTAGCGGCTTAAAGCAGTCGCTAACTGAGTCATGTTTAAATTTATAGTACTTATTGTGCAAAAAAGACGCAGAGAAAAGGATCTCTGCGTCTTTTAATGTTTAGTAAATATATGGTCTAGGGTTAATTGCGTTTGATTTAGCTTGGTTCCATTCTCCACGATGCAATTCGAAGTGCAAGTGCTGACCAAAAGAATGACCTGTATTACCTTGGTAGCCTAGCAGCTGACCTTGAGAAACGGTTTGGCCGGAGCTTACGGTTCTCATTGTCATATGTGCGTAGACTGTTGTATATAATTGTCCATTAATATATGAACTAAGGAATACAACATTTCCGTAACTAGATGATTTGTAAGATCTAGAAACAGTACCGGAAGCTGAAGCTACAACTGGAACATTGCTGCCGTGTTTTGAAATATCCATACCCTCGTGCATACCCATGCTTCTGTTTCCGAATTCAGAAGTTACAATTCCTTGTGTAGGCTTTATGAAATCGCGATGCCCGCTATAAGAAGGAGCAGGAGCGGGTTCTGGTCGTGGTGCTGGTGATGAACTAGAATTACTGCTCTTGGCTCTTGCAGCTGCTTCTGCTTCTGCCTTTGCTTTCGCTGCAGCAGCGGCCGCAGCAGCTTCGCGTTTTTTACGTTCTTCTTCTTCGCGTTTTGCACGAGCAATTTCTGCTTTGATCGTTGCTTCTTGGGCAGCTAATAGTTCATTTTGTTCTTGAAGATTCATCATATCTTCATGAATATGATTCTCTTCTTCTTTTAAACTAGCAAGCAATGTATCTTTTTGTTTCTTTTGGCTGTTTAATTGCTGATTAAGTCCTTCTAATTCCTTTAATTCCTGGCTGAGGGAAGTAAGTTCACTTTCCACTTTTCCTTTTTTCTCTTCTACTGCCATTTTATCTTTTCTATGTTCTTCAAGAATTGTTTTATCTTGTTCAGCGATCACATTAAGAGCGAATACACGCTCAATAAAATCACCGAAATCTTTAGAACCTAATAAAACATCTAGATAAGAAACGGCTCCACCGCTTTCATACATCGAAGTAACTCGTTCTTTAAGCAGTTTGTCTCGCTCAGCAATTCTCTTTTCAAGAACGCTGATTTCTTTTTTTAGATTTTCGATATTCGCTTTTGTTTGTTCAATTGATCGTTGTTTGTTGTTAATATCTTGTGCAGTTTTCTGGATAGAACTTTGTAACGCTTCAATCTGTTCTAGTGTCGTATCTTGTTGACCGTGGTTTTCGTTAAGTTCATTTTCTTTCTTGTTTTGATCTGATTTATTTTGTTCTTGCTTTTGTTTTATTTCTGACAATGATTCCGCCGAAGCAGAGTAAGTAGTATATGTTTGAAATGCTAGGCTAAGAGATAATGTAGCCATGACAAGCTTACGTTTCAAAATGGTACTCCTCCTTAAAAGTGTAAATGTTACCAATTTCACAGTACAAAAAAGATTATAACATTGTTTTTACGTCAATTATCGCGAAATAATATTACATTTATATTTCAAATTATTACAATAAAAAACACAATTCGACTGCCAGAAGGGAATAAATGTATTTTAATGGAATTAAAGTGGTATATTTAGATTAGTAGATTAACAAAAAAAAGTAGGTTATTGAATATAAGAAATATTACATGAAAAATAAGTGAATCATTTTTTTATCATCAACCGTCTAAAAATTGAATAGGTAAGAGTGGAAGGAGGAGAGGACTTGAAACACTTTTCAAAAATGAATGTTCATGAAACGGAATGGAAGAATCTTTCGCAAGATGAATGGCTCATTCAAATTATGGACCTTTATCAGGATAAGGTAATAAAGCTGGCTTATACGTATGTCAAAGACCGTAAACTGGCAGAAGATTTGGCTCAAGAAGTGTTTGTAAAATGCTTTATACATAAAGAAGGATTCCGAAATGAGTCCTCTGTAAAAACATGGGTTTATGCCATAACCATCAATCTTTGTAAGGACTATTTAAGAAGTGGCTGGAAAAAATATATTCAAGTCATCGATCGGTTTGGAAAGTCAAAACATTCCTCATCCTTATCACCTGAACTTACAATCGTGCAGAAAAGTGAGCATGAAGCATTGGCTGATGAAGTGCTGAAACTCCCATTGAAATATAGAGAGGTTATCCTTTTGTATTATTTTAAAGAACTTTCCGTCCAGGAAATTAGTGAAGTTCTTTATAAAAAAGAACCGACAATCCGGACTCTGCTTCAGCGGGGACGAGAGATGCTAAAACGAAAACTGGAAAAGAGGTGATGAAACATGGAAGATCCATTAAAACAACTGCCGGAAATATTGAATCATGGACGCCTTAAATCCATTACTTTTAAAGAAGAACACAGGCAGCAAGTTCTCCAAAAGGCAAGGGATCTCCATAGACCGCCTGCGCCTAAAAGCTGGTTTTACCACTGGTTTCATCAAAGTTTGAGTTTAGCTCTCGGGGTTGCATGCATCATTATATTTGTTCAATTCATTCAGGATTTCCCGAAGACTTCAAATAAAGATATTGAGAAAGCTGCAGAAGAGGCTCTAGAAGTTCCATATGCAAATCATGCAATTTTAACAAAAGTAAGACACGATATGAGGCTTCAGCATAATATCCAAAGCACGGTAGCGAGTCAGAGCGGTGATACGTTAACTGTATATCTCGTTTATCCAGATGATTTATCAGCGAATGAACAGTTCGCTTTAACAAAAACTTATTTAAAAGAAGTATCGCATCTTACTTTAAATGAGCCCTATGGAGCACAAAGTTATTTGGGCGAGCTCTGGAATTATGTTAATGTAAAAGTCTATACGACAACATCAAATGATCAGAGCCTGGCAGCAAGATTAAATATTGCACTCAATTATGACTGGGTAGGCACGATTGACTCACAGAATGGAAAACTAAAGTGGGAAAAAATTTCAGATGATGTTCCTTATGAAAAAGGAATTTTGAATTAAGTATAGAAAATAGGCAGGAAACCAACATAGCGGAGAGAGTCATATGAAACATACACAACTTACCTTCTTTACAAGTGTAGGAGCACAAAAACCAAATAGCATACGGAACAAAGAAACTCCATGTCCATTTTGCCGCATTGATCAGTTAGAAGAAGTGCTTGATCAAGAGGGATCGATCATTCTTGTGAAAAACAAATACACGGTGCTCGATCATGCATTTCAAACCGTTTTAATAGAGACGGATGAATGTGAAGGAGAGTTGTCATCTTATTCCAAAGAACATTTATACAGACTTCTGAATTTTGGTTTGAAGCATTGGCATCAGATGATGAATAGCGGAAATTACCGGTCGGTTATGTTTTTTAAAAACCATGGACCATTATCAGGCGGGACGATTCGCCATCCGCATATGCAGATTATCGGACTAAATGAAGTGGATTGCCTGCATAATTTTTCAGAAAGCCAATTTGAAGGAATTCCAATATTGGAAGCAGCCGGAGTAAGGTTTACCGTTTCCACTGAGCCACGAGTAGGGTTTTATGAACTGAATGTCGTCTGGGAAAATGATGCTGAACTTTCACTGTTTGCAGATTGTATTCAAAATGCCGCCCATTTTATACTTCATCATTTTAGCAAGAACAGCACAAGTTATAATTTGTTCTTCTATCAAAAGCATGAAAAAACGTATTGCAAAATTATGCCTCGTTATATTACATCACCGCTCTATATGGGGTACGGTGTACAGCAAGTAGCAAATAACGTGGATATGATTGCGCAAAAAATCAGAGATATCTATTATTCATAACGTGAAAAAAAGCTGGCTCATTATTCTTGAGCCAGCTTTTTATAGTTTTCAAATAAAGATTCCATCGCAAAAATGATAAGCGGGTGTGTTTCTTCTATTGTACGGTTTATTTCAAGACGTTCTGTCCATTGATGTGCGTCCTTTCCCATGGGACCAATGTTTAATACAGGAACATCAAGCGCTCTCATATCTTCGAACGGGACATGATAGCGTGATCCCAGCAAAGGGAAATTGGCTGTAAAAGAAGATAGGTCTTGAGCTTCCCCTTTAAAACATACATAGCTTAAATCGGAAAGACCGCTAAAATAATGAACTTGATTTACATTGTTTTTAAAATGATTCTTAGTATGGTCGATCACTTGATCTGTTGTCATTTGAATCAAAGGGTGGTCACTCGAACAAACAGCAGGATAAAATGGCGGCGTGTAGAACAGAACCGTCATGGGTGCTAAATCCTTACAGATGCTTGCCAGCTCATAGACATATTGAATCGTAAGTTCCCTTTCATCCGCATTCGGATTGCTGGACTGCAGCATGTTTTCACGCCGGTCGAGTTCTTCTTGTCCGTACTTTTCTACCGCATGTTCATAAAGCTCATTAAACGTAATGACATTGATTTTCTCTTTTTTCGGTGTGAACGGAACTATTTTAGAGAATGACTGACTCCTTTTATAAAGGTGGTCTTCTAAGCGATTTGCCGCCTGCTGTGCACTTTTAAAAAGCATATCGGTAATTTCAGCTAAAGGTCTGTTAAACATCATAATGTTAAATAGAGTTACAGCTGCATGTGGAATTTGAACCGAGTAATGGTCTTTTAAATCTTTTTGGATGAGATTAGTAGGGACTGGAGTTGCTTCATCACCAAACTTCTCACAATAATTGATATTCCATTCTAACTCTTGTGTAATCTCGGCGACCATAGCATTTGCGTTCAAGCCTGCAAAAGGCTCGCCAACATGTGTCTCTTTACCGAAACATAAAAAGCCAGGTAAAATCTTTCCGGTTGAGCCGGTATACATATAGTGAGAGGTGTCACCAGGGTATTTGGTAAAGCTAGGCTCTCCATTTAAGCACGTAATGTAATGAATACCGTACTCTTCCTGCAACTGTCTTAAAACACTGACCCCGGCAAGCATTCCTGCTGAATGAACTTCTTCATCGGGAACAGAGATCATGAGAACATTGCCCTTAAAATGTCCTGTTGCTGCTTTTTCAATCATTGATAAATGAAGAGCTACTCCGGCTTTCATATCCATGGTACCGCGGCCGAACAGCCACTCTCCGTTTTTAATATCTTCTTGCACGAAAGGGTGCAGTAAATCTATATTGGCATTTATTTTTTCGGTTAATTCATCGGGTCGGAATGCTAAGTGCTTCCACTCTCCAAAGTCTTCTACAGGTACAACATCAAAGTGGCTTAACAGAATAATAGTCTCTTTAACAGAAGGATCATTCTGCACAAATGCTGTAACAAGCTTCCTCCCGTCAGGAGTTGGATGATGCCGTACATGCTCAGGGTGCTCCGTGAAATAATCCAGTGATGAGAGGATGTGATAAAGATGCTCAGCCATCAGCATTTCACCATTTTGGTGTGTGATACTTGGGATGGAAACGAGGTCTTTTACTAGATTTGTATAACCCTCTTTGGTTTGCCATTTAAACATATGTATCCCTCCTAGTTGTCCGCTTTTGATACTATACGATTCTTTCCCGTTAATTCCTCTTTTTAAAGATGGCTCTTTTCGTAAATATCCTGCTATTTGGTAGATTTGTACTTCAGGATGTTGCTATCCGCGGGGTGGGCAGTGAGAGTCCACAGCGCATTTTAGAAGACAGTTTTTTAAATGTAATGGAATGTATTGACAGTCATGAAGAATGCGTGATATAAGTGTATTATATTAATTAGTACAATTAATACATAAAGGGGTGTTCACATGATTTCTGTAAAAAATTTATCTTATGCCTTTAAGATAGGGAAAAAAGGAAAAGAAAATATTGTCCCTGTGCTTCACGATATAAACCTGCATGTTGCACAAGGCGAAATTGTTGCAGTCGTAGGAAGAAGCGGCTCTGGAAAATCGACCCTATTAAACTTGATTTCTGGATTTATTCAGCCGGAGGTCGGTTCTATTCAAATAGATGGCACGAAAGTAAGCGGGCTTTCAGAATCGAAGTGGGCAGAGTTTCGCCTGAATCACCTAGGCTTCATCTTTCAGAGTTTTCAATTAATCCCTTCCATGACAGCATTTGAAAATGTTGAATTTCCACTTGTCTTACAAGGAATAGGAGAAAAAGAACGAAAAGAAAGAACGATCGAGATGCTAAAGCGCGTTGGACTGGAATCTTATCAAACTCATTACCCAGGAGAACTTTCAGGCGGACAGCAGCAGCGTGTCAGTATTGCGCGAGCGCTTATTTTGAACCCTCCTTTAATTTTGGCAGATGAACCAACAGGCAGTCTGGATTCAGAAAATGAAAAAGAACTTTTAGCGTTTATAAAAGAGCTGAATAGAAAATACGGAATTACTTTTTTAATGATCACTCATGATCATGAAGTGGCTTCGATCGCACATCGAAAAGTAGAAATCGTTGATGGTTACTTACAAGAAGGGAGAAAACTTCATGAAGTTCAAAGATAAACATCGATTTGTAAGAAGCAATATGAAGAAAAATAAAACCCGTGTATGGATGACGATTATAGCTTCCACAATCGGCTGTGCCTTTCTAATTATGCTCGCCTCAGTCGGATTTGCTGTACATAAATCAGCAATTGACAGTGTCATGGAGTTTAGAATGGTTAACGAAATTACGGTTAATAAAGAAGATGGACAGATGAATGAAAATGATGTTAAAAAGCTTGAGAAAATTAAAGATGTTAAAGCTGTTACGCGCAAAAAATATACCCCGGCCGACCGTCTATCAATTGAAGACTATCAAATCATGACAAGTGTCATGAGTGCACATATGCCTTCAGAAAAGAAAGCAGGATTCGAACTAGCTGAAGGAAGAATGCCTGCAAGTAAAAATGAAGTCGTTGTTGGTTATCAGTTTGCGCAGGAATTAAAAAAGACTCCACCTAAAGATTTTGCGAAGGGTCTTAGTGAGAAAGAAACTCAAAAAAAGCTAAAAGAGTACTCCTATAAAGGAGATATTTTAAACCAAACACTTACTTATCATTTGAAGAGCCAGGACAGCGAAACGAAGTCATCAACTCCTGAAAAGACACTTGTAGTTAAAGTAGTCGGGATCGGCAAAAAACCGACAAAAGAATGGGTAAGCGATAACACAGTTTTTATTACTGATGATCTGCACAATGAAGTTATCTCCCTATTAGGCACAGAGGGAGCAGAATCCGGATCAGCCGAGGAAGTTAAGTCTTATGATGAGGTAAAAGTTTATACATCAACAGCAGAAGATGTGAAAGAAGTCACAGATAAAATTGAAAAAATGGATTACCAAACGTATTCCATTATCAAAGAATTAAAGGAGATGAACGTTTACTTCACGCTCTTTAAAGCAGGGCTAATCTTGATTGGTGCTATTGCTGTTTTAATCGCCTCGATCGGTATTTTTAATACGATGACAATGGCAGTAACCGAGCGCTCACAAGACATTGGAATTATGAAAGCAATCGGAGCGACCCCAAAAACAATTAAAAGAATCTTTCTTTTGGAAAGCGGTTATATCGGTTTGTGGGGAGTTGCCCTCGGTACGATCTTGGCTTATATCATAAGTTACAGTGTAAACTTCGTATTCCCGATTATTATTGAACAGTTCATGCACGAAACAGCACCTGAAGGATTCATGCTTTCTTACATTCCATGGAGTTTAACAGTAATATCCGTTACGATCTGTATGGGAGTCACACTGCTGTCCGGCTGGAGACCAGCAGCTAAGGCGACAACTGTTGATGTATTAATGGCTCTTCGCAGAGACGTGTAAATAAGTTAATTGATAAGCATCGAATCTCTGCGTCAACTTAGGGTCTGTGGTACTCACGTATGAAGAATACGATCCGTGTCCTCGACCCGTTGTTTCCTTGACCTTCTTGCTTCTGAATTAACTTTTATGGAAGGTTGATAAGCATCGAATCTCTGCGTCAACTACTGTGCTCCTGCGGTTACTCGTCGCAACTCGAAGTTTTGGGGCAAGATTTGCTCGTTGGTACTCACGTGTGAAAATTTTTGCTCGGTTGAACGATATAATGAAAAATCTGGATTTAAGTTGAAAAACTGTATGCAAAACATCCTTTCACAAACGGTAGAACCTGATTTTCTTCGTGAGAAAAACACAATCAGGTTATGAAAACCTAAATTAAACAAAATGGATATCTATCAAGCAAAAATAAGAGCTTATCAAACAAAAATGGATATCTATCAAACAAAAATAAGAGTCTTTCAAACAAAAACGGAGTTTCTTCAAACAAAAATTTATCTATAAAAATTTAATGTCCGTCTTGAAAAGACACACCCGTATATTCCCGCCGAGAGGCTAGTCCTAAGGTATACATTACTTTGGCACCAAGCCTCTTTACCAAAATCCAAACAGGAAAGCAACTGATACAAATCGAATTGTTTTGTAAAAGGGGTGTCGCAATAATGAATCAGAAACAAATCATCGCCATGGGCGGGGGCGGCTTTTCGATGGAACCCGAAAATAAAAGGCTCGATCGCTATATCCTTTCACAAAGTCGTGCTGAAAAACCGCATATTTGCTTTATACCAACAGCAAGTGGTGACTCAAAGGACTATATTGATCGATTTTATAAAGCGTTCGAAAATGAACACTGTACACCAAACCATATCTCGTTGTTCTCACCGCCACTTCATTTGGAAGAGTTCATTAAGAAACAGGATATCTTTTACGTAGGTGGAGGCAATACAAAGAACCTCCTTGCGTTGTGGAGAGAATGGGAGCTAGATTCGTTATTAAAAGAAGCGTATGAAGACGGAAAAATTTTAGCGGGATTAAGCGCAGGCTCTCTTTGCTGGTTTGAAGAAGGGGTAACGGATTCATTTGGACCTCTGCGTGGCATTGAATGTTTAGGATGGCTGCCCGGAAGTCATTGTCCTCATTATGATGGGGAAGAAGAGCGAAGACCAGCATATCAGAAACTGATTAAAGAAGGGTTAAAAGCTGGATTTGCTGCAGATGATGGTGCAGCACTGCATTTTATCGACGGAAAATTATTGAAATCGGTAAGTTCCAGCGAAAATGCGAAAGCCTACTATGTCCATTTGGTTGAAGGGAAAGTTGTTGAAAGCATGCTGGATACTCAATTTTTAAAATAATTGGTTGAACTTTTGCAGAAGAAATGACCCTACCCTCAGACAAGTTTTCTTCAAAAAGAGGTTTAAACTCCCGATGATTGGGCGGAGAATATACCATCAAATCATCAGGAGGTTTTATTTTTGAAAAAGTGGCTGCACATTATATTTATCATTTTGCTTGCGTTAGCTCTTTCGGCTTGCGGAAACAAGAGCAAGCATAAAGATCATGAAATGAAGGAATCAAAAGCTGCATCTAGCAAAGCTAGAACAGGAAC
Protein-coding sequences here:
- a CDS encoding ABC transporter ATP-binding protein, giving the protein MISVKNLSYAFKIGKKGKENIVPVLHDINLHVAQGEIVAVVGRSGSGKSTLLNLISGFIQPEVGSIQIDGTKVSGLSESKWAEFRLNHLGFIFQSFQLIPSMTAFENVEFPLVLQGIGEKERKERTIEMLKRVGLESYQTHYPGELSGGQQQRVSIARALILNPPLILADEPTGSLDSENEKELLAFIKELNRKYGITFLMITHDHEVASIAHRKVEIVDGYLQEGRKLHEVQR
- a CDS encoding peptidase E, which translates into the protein MNQKQIIAMGGGGFSMEPENKRLDRYILSQSRAEKPHICFIPTASGDSKDYIDRFYKAFENEHCTPNHISLFSPPLHLEEFIKKQDIFYVGGGNTKNLLALWREWELDSLLKEAYEDGKILAGLSAGSLCWFEEGVTDSFGPLRGIECLGWLPGSHCPHYDGEEERRPAYQKLIKEGLKAGFAADDGAALHFIDGKLLKSVSSSENAKAYYVHLVEGKVVESMLDTQFLK
- a CDS encoding DUF4931 domain-containing protein; translation: MKHTQLTFFTSVGAQKPNSIRNKETPCPFCRIDQLEEVLDQEGSIILVKNKYTVLDHAFQTVLIETDECEGELSSYSKEHLYRLLNFGLKHWHQMMNSGNYRSVMFFKNHGPLSGGTIRHPHMQIIGLNEVDCLHNFSESQFEGIPILEAAGVRFTVSTEPRVGFYELNVVWENDAELSLFADCIQNAAHFILHHFSKNSTSYNLFFYQKHEKTYCKIMPRYITSPLYMGYGVQQVANNVDMIAQKIRDIYYS
- a CDS encoding peptidoglycan DD-metalloendopeptidase family protein, whose amino-acid sequence is MKRKLVMATLSLSLAFQTYTTYSASAESLSEIKQKQEQNKSDQNKKENELNENHGQQDTTLEQIEALQSSIQKTAQDINNKQRSIEQTKANIENLKKEISVLEKRIAERDKLLKERVTSMYESGGAVSYLDVLLGSKDFGDFIERVFALNVIAEQDKTILEEHRKDKMAVEEKKGKVESELTSLSQELKELEGLNQQLNSQKKQKDTLLASLKEEENHIHEDMMNLQEQNELLAAQEATIKAEIARAKREEEERKKREAAAAAAAAKAKAEAEAAARAKSSNSSSSPAPRPEPAPAPSYSGHRDFIKPTQGIVTSEFGNRSMGMHEGMDISKHGSNVPVVASASGTVSRSYKSSSYGNVVFLSSYINGQLYTTVYAHMTMRTVSSGQTVSQGQLLGYQGNTGHSFGQHLHFELHRGEWNQAKSNAINPRPYIY
- a CDS encoding M20/M25/M40 family metallo-hydrolase; this encodes MFKWQTKEGYTNLVKDLVSIPSITHQNGEMLMAEHLYHILSSLDYFTEHPEHVRHHPTPDGRKLVTAFVQNDPSVKETIILLSHFDVVPVEDFGEWKHLAFRPDELTEKINANIDLLHPFVQEDIKNGEWLFGRGTMDMKAGVALHLSMIEKAATGHFKGNVLMISVPDEEVHSAGMLAGVSVLRQLQEEYGIHYITCLNGEPSFTKYPGDTSHYMYTGSTGKILPGFLCFGKETHVGEPFAGLNANAMVAEITQELEWNINYCEKFGDEATPVPTNLIQKDLKDHYSVQIPHAAVTLFNIMMFNRPLAEITDMLFKSAQQAANRLEDHLYKRSQSFSKIVPFTPKKEKINVITFNELYEHAVEKYGQEELDRRENMLQSSNPNADERELTIQYVYELASICKDLAPMTVLFYTPPFYPAVCSSDHPLIQMTTDQVIDHTKNHFKNNVNQVHYFSGLSDLSYVCFKGEAQDLSSFTANFPLLGSRYHVPFEDMRALDVPVLNIGPMGKDAHQWTERLEINRTIEETHPLIIFAMESLFENYKKLAQE
- a CDS encoding ABC transporter permease subunit: MIRNFKFWLGFFIIAGLITASFIHEIFYDSHIKQVTNLYDDTGELIDSAPFEPSLMFPLGSDMFGYDISMKVLQGAKYTLISVIVIGFLRVFAGLLVAIPVTFYLSERVRNGLEQLLNAFYFIPLTIIAIFILSPILTEQLKLPEKKEYFIYSFTERVGLEIFILTILVVPLLSSLIGNMLASTLKEDFIEGAKVLGASRWRIFRKHVMPHLLPKLIIVWCQQCVQVLIIFAHLGYFKLFFGGTDVDYNPMMADPPTSISNEWSGLVGDYYNLIMAKPFIALGPIIMFAIAIYAFQLLGEGFGAYLKTRNAVRVKKKRVFEDGRNKAMNFKLKFTFLQNRGA
- a CDS encoding protein-glutamine gamma-glutamyltransferase; translation: MIFINGYSVEPAQIPGFNQLTAAQKQIGRRLGESRESFYYTSPHQFLFETVVRANTVSAANALRDSGAGFATFVNARCNPAYWRRTAYGGFSLRPDVRPSDAVTDIFINGKKYGFECTTAIMIMLYKAVLESIGSRMFNQLFNGLLLYSTEHDEDMQITAYPSGSSIPGDVRYIKNPEHDPRTPQWQGENVIDLGNGSVFGHGIGTGTYSEIIDVLNKKRFPGATVSAYLIPEIIRPNYRLMSEYTRHPIRRLLGGVM
- a CDS encoding FtsX-like permease family protein yields the protein MKFKDKHRFVRSNMKKNKTRVWMTIIASTIGCAFLIMLASVGFAVHKSAIDSVMEFRMVNEITVNKEDGQMNENDVKKLEKIKDVKAVTRKKYTPADRLSIEDYQIMTSVMSAHMPSEKKAGFELAEGRMPASKNEVVVGYQFAQELKKTPPKDFAKGLSEKETQKKLKEYSYKGDILNQTLTYHLKSQDSETKSSTPEKTLVVKVVGIGKKPTKEWVSDNTVFITDDLHNEVISLLGTEGAESGSAEEVKSYDEVKVYTSTAEDVKEVTDKIEKMDYQTYSIIKELKEMNVYFTLFKAGLILIGAIAVLIASIGIFNTMTMAVTERSQDIGIMKAIGATPKTIKRIFLLESGYIGLWGVALGTILAYIISYSVNFVFPIIIEQFMHETAPEGFMLSYIPWSLTVISVTICMGVTLLSGWRPAAKATTVDVLMALRRDV
- a CDS encoding sigma-70 family RNA polymerase sigma factor; amino-acid sequence: MKHFSKMNVHETEWKNLSQDEWLIQIMDLYQDKVIKLAYTYVKDRKLAEDLAQEVFVKCFIHKEGFRNESSVKTWVYAITINLCKDYLRSGWKKYIQVIDRFGKSKHSSSLSPELTIVQKSEHEALADEVLKLPLKYREVILLYYFKELSVQEISEVLYKKEPTIRTLLQRGREMLKRKLEKR